One window of the Gambusia affinis linkage group LG01, SWU_Gaff_1.0, whole genome shotgun sequence genome contains the following:
- the LOC122836726 gene encoding pyridoxal phosphate homeostasis protein, with protein MWKVAMSEEVGKAVQSVLERVKQAAARRPKTLPAVLPRLVAVSKTKPPEMIVEAYRQGQRNFGENYVNELVDKASDPLILESCPEIKWHFIGHLQKNNVNKLLGVPNLFLMETIDSAKLADRVNSSWQRLRGASSQRLKVMVQVNTSGEQNKHGLPPEDTVNTVKHIVSQCSALHFLGLMTIGRYGYDLTLGPNPDFQMLLSRRQEVCEGLKLPMEEVELSMGMSTDFEHAIEVGATNVRVGSIIFGNREYPNSALNTPNPTPNPSPLPSPAPSPEKTAKTVSEEAAKKMHHLTVSEH; from the exons ACGCTCCCGGCTGTGCTGCCCCGCCTTGTAGCTGTCAGCAAGACCAAACCCCCAGAGATGATTGTGGAGGCCTACAGGCAAGGACAGCGCAACTTTGGAGAGAACTAT GTTAATGAACTCGTGGACAAAGCGTCAGATCCACTG ATTTTAGAGTCATGTCCGGAAATCAAGTGGCATTTCATCGGCCACCTACAGAAGAACAATGTCAACAAGTTGCTGG GCGTCCCTAACCTTTTCCTCATGGAGACCATCGACTCCGCGAAGCTGGCCGACAGGGTCAACAGCTCGTGGCAGCGTCTCCGAGGAGCGAGCAGccagaggttaaaggtcatggTGCAGGTCAACACCAGTGGCGAGCAGA ACAAACACGGCCTGCCGCCGGAGGACACGGTCAACACGGTTAAACACATTGTGTCGCAGTGCTCAGCCCTGCATTTCTTAGGACTCATGACCATCGGTCGCTACGGTTACGACCTCACACTGGGGCCCAACCCTGACTTTCAG ATGCTGTTGAGTCGGCGGCAGGAGGTGTGTGAGGGCTTGAAGCTGCCcatggaggaggtggagctCAGCATGGGCATGTCCACTGATTTTGAACACGCG ATCGAAGTGGGCGCCACCAACGTGCGAGTCGGCAGCATCATCTTCGGCAACAGGGAGTATCCCAACAGTGCGCTAAACACTCCCAATCCCACTCCAAATCCCAGTCCCCTTCCCAGTCCGGCTCCCAGTCCCGAGAAAACAGCCAAGACGGTGTCAGAAGAAGCTGCTAAGAAGATGCACCATCTCACCGTATCTGAACACTaa
- the tmed4 gene encoding transmembrane emp24 domain-containing protein 4: MMRSVPAAVVTILLAWIYPSCGLYFHIGETEKKCFIEEIPDETMVIGKYRTQLWDKQTGSFLPSTPGLGMHVEIKDPDTKIILSRQYGSEGRFTFTSHTPGEHQICLHSNSTKMALFAGGKLRVHLEIQVGEHTNNYPEIAAKDKLTELQLRVRQLLDQVEQIQKEQSYQRYREERFRMTSESTNQRVLWWSIAQTFILIVTGIWQMRHLKSFFEAKKLV, translated from the exons ATGATGCGCTCCGTCCCAGCCGCTGTTGTTACTATCCTACTAGCCTGGATTTACCCCAGCTGTGGGCTGTACTTCCACATcggagagacagagaaaaaatgCTTCATTGAGGAAATTCCCGACGAGACCATGGTCATCG GAAAATACCGGACCCAGCTTTGGGACAAGCAGACCGGTTCCTTCCTCCCCTCCACTCCTGGCCTCGGGATGCACGTCGAGATCAAGGATCCAGACACGAAG ATCATCTTGTCCCGTCAGTACGGCTCCGAGGGCCGCTTCACGTTCACCTCCCACACTCCTGGAGAGCATCAGATCTGCCTGCACTCCAACTCCACCAAGATGGCTCTGTTCGCTGGAGGGAAGCTG AGAGTCCATTTGGAGATCCAGGTCGGAGAACACACCAACAACTACCCTGAGATCGCAGCGAAAGATAAGCTGACCGAGCTGCAGCTGAGAGTGCGACAGCTGCTGGACCAGGTGGAGCAGATCCAGAAGGAGCAGAGCTACCAAAGG TACCGGGAGGAGAGGTTCCGCATGACGAGCGAGAGCACCAACCAGCGCGTCCTCTGGTGGTCCATCGCTCAGACCTTCATCCTCATCGTCACCGGGATCTGGCAGATGAGGCACCTGAAAAGCTTCTTTGAAGCCAAAAAACTGGTTTAG